CCGAGGGCTTGATGGCCAGGGAAGGGCTCtctacctgctgcttctcctgggtggggtgggcggaCAGCTGTGCACCTGTGCACACCTGGAGGTGCCACCTCTGAATGGCAGCGTACCTTTCTTCCCATAGGGAAGGGATTTCCGTGGGCCTGGGAGGttcagagggagccctggtgggggagtgcgtataccttggactgctaacctcaagatcagcagtttgacaaccacctgctgctcctcaggagaaagatgaggctttctacccctgtgagtCTCACAAGCCCACGATGGCGGCTCTCCCCTGCTGTATAGGGCtgttgagtcggcatcgactcagtgggtggggagtttgagggttttttttcctgTGAGGGTAAAGGACTCTGGAGAGGCAAGGGATGGCCTTGTGCTCTGTCACCCGGAGCCAGCTCCAGTCCTGGACGACGCCTGACTTTATCATGTGACTCCacgtgtcccccacccccacccgttaGGCTGACTGTGCTGGCCCCAGTCTGCCTGCAGTGGAGGAGGGACACTGCTTCGGGGAGGGGAATCCCTTCTACCCTTGAAGTTGGGCTGCACAAGcttgcaggggcaccccagggggCTCTGTGTTGACCCTGTACCCCACACTGCCAGTGGGGGCCAGGGGCCCTGAGGACCATCCCCTGCGGCAGGACCAAAGAGCCAGCGGGGGTCCCCAGACCACTTGTCCTCCCTCTGCCTTGGCAGCCACCAGCATCCTCACAGGGCTAAGGTTGAGCaagcagaggtggggtgggggctgggaaggAAGGTGTCTCCTACGCCGGCTGAGCACTGGGCCAGGCCCCCCTTACAAAGGCCCATCAAGACCATGCTCTGGCACAGGGCGGACCCCTCCCGCAAAAAAACCCACAGGAGTGTATTCTGGGCTCCCCGCAGCGGCGGCGGTGCACGGCAGCGAAGCCGTGGCTTGCAGCGCGTGAACTAGGGCGCACGGCGGCGAAGCCGTGGCTCGCAGCGCGTGAACTAGGGCGCACGGCGGCGAACCCGTGGCTCGCAGCGCGTGAACTAGGGTGGCAGTGCTATTTTGATGTCTACATGCGCGCGGTTTAAATCCGACGCGCTAATCTTCTTCCCTCTTGTCCTAAATTTCCCTCcagcactctggacagctgttCTGCAGCTGCTGCCGCCCGCCCTGGGGAAGCTGTACAGGGGCCTGTGCAGGGGTCGCGCTCGGTGGGCAGGGTGCTTACCAGGAGGCCCGCGGGAGGGGCGGGGCCCACCGTTCTAGACTTAAGCGAGGCTTCGGCAGTAGCTAGTGAGATGCAGGTGGGACACGCAGGACTTCCAGGACGGGCCGGATCTCACACAGCAAAAGCTTGCATTTTGGGGGGGACGTCTGACACCCCCCAGAGATGCCAGAGCCAGGATCACACAGGTCAGACTGGCCGTTACTACCTGCCTGCACGACCCTACCTGCCACTGCGTGCGCACGTGCTTACGTGTTGTGTGCGTGGCCCTGCGCACTACGACGCGAGGGCGGGACCTGGCGTCCTGAGGCCTGGCCCTGGGGCAAGTGGTGTGAGTGACCTCAGGGGCCCGCCCTGGCCTCACCACAGGGTGTACAGCTTCGGGCCTGCAGGGGCTAGGCCTGGGTCAGTGACAGCTCTCCAAGGTGCCGATGGCCCCCCAGTAGCCTCCTTCCACTCCAGCCCCTGGCCCCCCAGGGAACACAGAGGGGCAGGGCCCAGTGCTGCCCCAGGCCTGACCTGGTCTCTTGGGAGATCAGCCCACGGACCGAGGGCAGTGGGAAATGTGGGGGTGTGCATGCACGTCCCAGCCCAGCCAGGTCGGTGGACAGCTCCCCGGGAGGCACCAAAGAAGCTTACTGACACCCACTAAGGAGGCTGTTAAGCAGCTGGGAAACTGACTGGACGGACTATCGTGGTCCAATTGGAAAAGCATACAAATAATTCATGTCAGCATTATGTCACGGCATCCCTAGAAATAATGTACTCACACTTCACCCACATTATCGTCACAGGAGCCACACCCACCTGGGCAGGTGGAGGTCAGAGAGTCGAGGTCCGAGATAGCATCCCAGATCGACTCCTGTCCTGGACACCAGGCTCTGTGGGTCAGTGACCAAGACAGCCTAGGCCCTGGTGGAAGGCAGGCCTTTCCTCCTCCTGGTCTCTGTCCCCTCCTGGCAGGGCCTGGGACCAGGCCAGGATCAAGACCGAATGACAAAGAGGACTACTGCCATGGGGGGGGGAGCACCATTTCCACTGGGGAGGGTGGCAGGTGGGTCTTTGAGGTGCTGTGTGAGGTGACCAGTGTCAGCTGAGGGCCACTTGGCTGGTCAGCCAGGGGGAGTGGTATACTGCCCACTCCTGACCTGGCCTTGGCCCCAGACCCAGGGTAGGAAGAGTGACCTTTCCTGCCCGCTAAGAACTGGACATCTTGGCCTCTCCTGTTTCCCCCATTTCTTTGGCCCCAGGCTGAGGGGGCTGAGGGGCAATGATGTcacagctcctggcctgggtgaTGGCAGCCTTAAGAATCGTgggacccagcctggggaacagGGCAGAGAGAGGAATTGGTGAATTGGGGGTGCAACTGCCCTTCCTGTGACCCCTGAGAGGAGCCCCCTGGTCAGAAACCCCCCTCATGCCCCCCCTATTCACTTCACTttctctccccctaccctcctccccacccatctTCTCTCCCCACTGCCCTCCTTTCCACCCAAACCCAACTTCTTAACCTAGTATGACCTGGGGCCACCTGACCCACCCTGACTGCTCCCACAGCCCCCCACCAAGTCCCTCCAGGCCCCTGCTCCAAGGTCAGAAAGGCAGGGGGTGCTGCAGCTGGACCTGCCTGCCCTGGGGGACCTGAGCTTCAGTGTGCCCTTTCCCTCTGAGACTCACACTCGCGGATTTTCCAGGCTCTGCCATTGCCCAGGCAGCTTTCGACGACAGGCTGCAAACTGAAGAGGCGCACCCAGCTGGAAGGGTGCGGGCCACACACgacccccagccccaggccatCAGGTGGAGGGGCTGTCCTCCAAGCCCTCAGGCTGGCAGGGCTCCCAACCCGCTAGCGCAGAGCGGTGGGCGGGGGCAGAATGCGGGCagtaccctccctccccctccccctccaaccaGCCCCTTCCCCTAATCCTTAGGGGCAGAGTAACACCCTCAGGAGCAGGCGCAGGCCGGTCCCACAACCGCACAGTCCTCGGGCCATAGGGAGACCTCCGCTAATTTCGGGTGCGGGGCGGCGCGTGAGCGAGCCCGGGCCCAGCTGCAGCAGGCTCGGGCACGTGGCCAGCTGGCGGGGGAGGGCGCGGCGCTGAATCAGCTGCAGGGCTCGCGGGGCGGGCAGTTTTGGGAACTGTCGGGGAGGCGTGCCAGACGCAGGGGGTTTTCTGGAAAGCCGGCCGCTCCCGGCCAGGCTGGGGGAAAGCTGGGTGCTCGGGGTGGGGACCCTCCAGGACAGCCCCCTCCAGATGAGACCCGAAGGGCAGGCCGAGTGTGACCTCTCTGCGGGTGGAAGCTAGCTAGCTTCCCTCCGGGAAACGCTGAATCAGCACTCAGAGCCTCTGCACCAATCACAGGCTGGAAGGGACAGGACACTCTCAAGGTCGGGGGACATCAATACCCGCAGGagcccactgctgctgctgctcagggGGAGGCCAGGGGAGAATGCCCGCATCGCCTGCTCCTGCATCctgcaggggtgaggtgggggtacCGCGCCTGCTTTGTGAGAATGTGTTGCCTGGTCCCatcctgggggtggtggggtggggtgtggggtgtgtgtgtgtgtgtgtgtgtaggggggttgGACAACTCTCACTCCGCCCCATCTTCACGCTGTGGCTCAGCACTTCCTCTGGGCATCTGGGCCGGCTGCCAGCCCGTCGGCAGGGCAGGGAGCACTTCTCACTGGTGCAGTGTGGCAGGATAGCTTCTGGTGTGTGTATGAAAGCGCACACACACAGGTGCACTGTGCATGTGGCCTGTGTTCCTGTGTGCGCATGCGTGCATGCACGCTCCTTGCAAGTGCCCTGCACTTGCGCAGAGGCTCGTGCCCCAGGAGTAGAAAAGCAGGGGTGCTGCGCTTCCGGGAAGTGGGGGGCACTCTGTGAGGAGATGGGGAGTGACCCGAGTTTCCCCCTCTTGCTGTCATACACTAGTAACAATGGGGGTGGCAACACCATTGCGTGACATTTGTGGTCATCACCGCTGGTCTGAGTGGCTGTCCTGGTGTTGGTAGGAAGGCATCTTCAGGTGGAATAAAGGCCTGCCTGCCTACAGTCTATGCCAGTCTCCACTTTGAACTTTGGGAACCCAGGGGCAACTCTGCCATGTCCTACAGGGTTCCTGAGTAAGATGGACTTGTTGGCAGGGGTTTCCTTTGGTTCTGGGAGCCCTTCACCAAGTCAGCATGAAACCCTCCCCAACAAGCTGGGCAGTTCTGGAGACTTAGCGCCTTTGTCCAGGCCTTTACCTGAACCAGAGCCTTCCTCGTAGGTCCCCACCACATCCCCATGGGCCGCAGGGACCCCACGTCCTGTGGTGAAAGTAGACTGATGGGACTTTAGTGTTCTCTGGAGCCCCCTCTTCCGTGACCCTCCCCTAATTCTGGCTGTTCCCAGGCCAGACTTCACAGTGGCCTTGGCATTTCAGGGCCACCCTCTTCAGCCCACCCACATGGTCCTCAGCTGGCAGGTGACACTGGCACCTAGGCAAGTGCTTCTCTTCTGGCCGGTGACCATTCTTAAAGGGGTCAGTCTGGGATGGACCACAGCACTGTGGAGCCCGAGGGGCACTCAGGGGCCATGGGCCACACTGACAGGACAGCAAGAAgcctgaaggagtgtgtgtgctaCTGGACACTTTCAACAGCAACAGAAGTAACCTCTTCAACCCAGGGGGCCCTGGCCCCAAGCAACCACCACTGTCCACATGGTAGGAAAATATGTTTAATGCAGAGAGAATCTCAGTGGAGCTTGGGTGCTGGCGGTGACCCCTCTCACTGCCCGGCCTGCCCGAGAGGGCTCCGTGCAGCCGAGCAATGTGGGGTGGGATGGGCAGGGGCTCCTCTGGGAAGCAGCGTGGTTTATAGTGCGAGGGGTTGGGGTCAGGCCACAGGCGGGCCACGGCTCACACTGGAGGGCCACAGCTCACACTGGCCGGGccgctgggttttttgtttttttgctttctcCACCTGATTTGGGTTTTTGAGGCTTGTCTGGTGCACACAGGACCCTGGCCATGGTCTGCCTGGGAGGCGGATGACCACCTGCCAGGGCTCCGGCCTGTTTCTGTAGTGACATGACCAGAGGTCCTTCCCACTCACCTTGTCCTAAAGCTACAAGACCAGCCGTGGTCACACCACAGAGACAAGACCtcttcccagtcctggtgctcccacccAGGGCTTTCCTGCCCACCCCCCTAGCTGCTCCCTACAGTCTGTGTGGGCATACCTTGGAGGCTGCTCAGATGCTAAGAGTGCAACACAGGGCACCCACTCCCACACACGCACAGCCAagggaagccagggcacccctgtgaCTATACAGCAGCTCACTAAGTGACAGACCTGCCCCGGGCCCTGGCCCCAGGTACCCAGCCAGCCCTTCTAGGTGGTGTCATCGGCCCAGGGCCTGAGTTAGGAATCTGTTGGGGCCATGTGTAGGCCCCTTGGATGTGTGGGAGCAGACCTGTGACCTGGACACCTGGCCTGTGATTCACGGATCTgatccccaaggcctgggctgGGAAGTTGGGGGAGAAGCTGGGGGGACCAGCGGCTGTGCTGCAGGGTTGGCGGCAGTGCAGTAGtgagtggagctgccccttctGCGTAGCTGAGCCAGCTGCATGGGGGTGTGGGTGTTGTACAGCCAACAGAAAGGCAGACTCTTCCCCAACTGATGAAAGTCGGGGCTGATGTGACCCCAGAGAAGCAGTGGGGGCTGGGATTGGTAAGCCCCACTCTGGGACCTGAAGGAGGCACGCAGTAGGGGGGGGGGCACTCCCTCACTGCCCACAAGGGTGGGGCAGCAGGAAGACAGGGCCTTCTGGTCCCTGTAGCAGAAATTGGTCTAAGCCCTTTTCTCTTGGGCGCTGGGAGGGCGCTGAGGTCTCACATGTCCACGAAGACCATGAAGCACCAGCCCAGGCCGCCCACCAGCAGCACGGTGACGTGGATGCCACGGAGGAGCAGCTCGTTGAGCAGGCGGAAGTCCACGCGGCGGcggcccagcagcagcagcagcagggagagCTTGAGCTGGAAGCGCAGCAGCGCGCGCACGCCCAGGTACTGCAGGCAGAAGAGCGCCACAAGCGCACCCCAGAGCGCGGCGGTGAAGAGGCTGCAGCTGAAGTAGAGCAAGAAGCGGATGAAGCCGTAAAGCCAGCGCGTCTTCAGGTACACGTCGAAGTTGTTGTATTTAGTGCGCACCAGGTGGGAGGCGCGCACCGGCCCGCAGGCTGCGTGCAAGCAGGTGGTATGCGGGCCGTGGAAGGAGCGCACCCGCCGCGGGATGGGGATGACCGGCATGGGGCCGGTGGCGGACAGGCGGCTGTCAGCAGCGGCGGCATGGACGCCTAGGACCAAGAGCTCGCAGCCCAGGCTCCAGAAAGAtgcaggcctgcaagggaaggggCAGAAGATGTGTGGTTAACTTTCAGGgagctggggaggtggggagggggccccACCTACCTGTGAAACCACCCCCTCCAGGTTGCCACCCCAAACCCTGCCTTGATCTTGTCCCGCCCTGGCTCCTGGCCCACTGTAGCAGTTTGTAGTGATACTGGCCTCCCCCCAGTGCCCCACAGGAAGTCACCAGGGCTCGTGCGGGAGGATGGGGCTTGTCCGCAGGTGAGGGCGCCCAGGATGCAGCCTGGAGGACAGGGAACAGGACATTGGAGACTTCGAGCTCACACGCGAGtgccgggggcggggcctggtgGGCGGCACCTTCCTGAGGCTGGCTCCTGATTGGTCCCAAAGTGGACTGTCAGGGGCCAACACTGTCCTGGCTTAAGCAGtttgcctggggttccaaaagtggCACAATGGCTACAGCAATCAATTGCCATCCCAACGGGCCTCGGCGGGAGATAGGTGTGGCAAACCGCTGCGGCAGAGGACCTCGGCCCCGTGAGGCAGCTCTGAATCCGTGGGAGTGGGTCCGATGCCTTGGTCAGaaacagcagctggtggcctACCACGTGCCAAGTTATTTGTGGGTAGAGAGGGTAGGCCGTGGGAGTTTGGGACCGGTGAGATGAAAGGGCAAGaatggaggcagggtgggggggtcTGGCTCCTGCTGGTCCCCTGACGAACACCACCTAGGCACAGGGAGGAGGGGGCGTCTGCCCGTCCAGCCCCTCTCTGGCCACCTTCTTTCCTCTCTAGCTTCACAGAACCCGAGGTGTGGGGCGGCTTCTCGAAGCTTCACTTCCCCACTTCCAGGAAGGATGCACCACGAGGTCCCCTCTCTCCACGGGGCTGGGGGGCCGACCGCAGCGCTGGGATCGCCCCTGACGACCTAGTCACGCTGACCAGTAACCACGTGGTTCTCAAGGGTCCGCCTCCTCGCGGGTTTGTGCCTGCGGACTTGCCCCCCAGCTCAGCCCTGGGCGAGTGCAGGAGGCAATGCAGCAGCTGGGGTGGGGGCTCCCTGGGAGGATGCTGCCCCCTTCGCCCCCCGTGGACCGTGTGCATGCAGATCGCTGGAAGCGGCTGCCGCCGCGGGCGCCTTGCGGAGCCAGGCCCACGGCTCACCGGGCACCCGGGCCCCATACCGTGGGCAGCGCCGGCACTCGCAGGTCCCTTCACTTCCGGGCCCCGCTCCACTGTCACCTCGGCCCGTTACTCTGGAGACGGACCGCCGGCACTAACGCTTGTCCCGCCGCCCCCGCCCTAGGCGCACCCCGTGGCCCGCTCACCGGCTGCCCTGTCGGCGGTGGCGCCGGCGTCCCGAGCCCCTGGGCCAGCCGGCGACGATGCTGGGGGCTGGGGTTGCGGGATCCCGTGTCCCTCGGGGCGTAGAGAACAGGGAGGCAGCATGGTGCCGAGGACACAGAGCGCCGGGTCTGTCCGCGGGCCGGCTTCAATATTCCCTGCCCGGGACCGCCTCGTAGGCGAAGGGACGCCGGCACCCGGCCGGCTGCAGCGTTTGGCCCAGCGTGGGCGCCGTATCAAGTCCCTCTGCAGCCACCGTAGGGCGCTTCTCaatgccccccgcccccgcacccCGTCCAGAGAAGCGCCTCCCTGCCCCTCCGCGGGCCTGCGCCGCTGTCCCGGAATTCGGTGCTTCCCAGgtcgcgtgcgtgcgtgcgtgcgtgcgtgcgcgccCCTTACGTGCTCCGCCGCTGGAGCCTGGCCTGCGCAAGCGCAGATAGTGGGTCTGCGCGCACGGCCCCGAtagcgcgcgcgcgcgccccgGGACTCCGTCGGCAGTGCGCAGGCGCGCGTCCTGGCCGTGGTCCCCGGGCCCTATTGGCCTTATGCTGCCCGGGGGAGAGAGGTGGCCGGCCGGAGTCCCGGGGCGGCCACCTGGAGGCCTAGCTGGACGCGGGAATCTGGGGAGGAAAGAGCTTTGGGGAGGACTTTCTTCCAGCGAGGAGCGGGAAACGGTCCTCCTGAGCTAGCCGGGCACACTTCCTGGACCCTCCTccgtcctccagctccaaggtccaGTACAACAAGGTCTTCCTCCCAGTGAGACCTCCCCAGCATCAGGGTGGGCATTCCGTCGGGgcccgccctccccacccccgggtCGAGGCATTTGGAGAACACAGCTCCCATCTGGCCCTCAGGGAAGACTTCCGCGCTTCCCCACATCCAGGCCCGGCTTCCATCCGCTTCCTCCAGCGACCCCTCTGTGAAGTCTTTCTCAGGACCAAGAAGAGACAGACCCTCTGGATGCAGGAACCACTTGCAGGAGGCCACGGTGTCGAAGCTGCTTCCACAGGACGTGGGGCACAGGGAAACAGTCGTGATGGCCCAGAAGGGGCAGCAGAAGCGGGTTAGAAAATCTCATCGGATTGGTCTGGGGCCAGAAAGAACTCGGTGGAGACTCCACTCCCACTGTGCCCAGGAGCCTCCTTTAGTCCCCAGGCTTGGCGTCAGAGTGAGGGCAGGGGATGACCCTGACCAGGCACTCCCCCCGCTGGGAAGCCTGGCCTTCTGTGACTGTCACTGTGCTCTGTGCTGCCCAGCCCTCAGGCATCATGGGGGACAGTGGGCGGTGCCATTCCCTGACCCACCAGGGCCTCCAGCCTCACCTCACAGGAGCCTCACATGCATGGCTACCCCCCTTTCCTGCCCTCATCTGGCATGTGTGTGCACACTCACGCATGGGAGGCCCTGCCCATCAACCCCTGCCCAGCCAGTGAGGTGGGACGGAGGTGACCAGGACTAAGGCACTAAGTCAGCTGAGGGATAAGATTCTGGCCAGGAGGGCTGTAAGCTTCTGGCCAGCAGTggagaggagggcaggggaggccTTTACACTGgccagccccagacctgggggcctTTAGGGCCTTGTTTTCTTGTCCAGCCCCTACCAGCCCAACACGCCTCTGCACCTGGGCCTGGTGCAGCTTGCCCTCTTCTTCCCTGTGCCTGCCAAGCTCCTATGCAGCCTTCAAAGCCCTATACTAGCAGCCCCTCTGCAAGCCTCTCTAGCAGGATGCCACCCTTCCAAGCCAGTGTGTGCCCAATTCCCTCAGGGCCTTGCCCTGCCCAGAATGTGAAATTCCTTCAGGGACAGCCCCCACTGCTTCTCACAGCCCCTAGAATGTCTTTTCCCTCCCTTGACTGTTCCCACCCCATACATGAAGCCCTGgcagctgctgggggtggggagtgggacccAGGTGCACCTGGGAGGTTATTGGGGGGTGGTGTCTGCTGAGTGCACACACTTGATGGAAGTGGTGGGAGAGTGGACACCCACTCATCTCTCCCCTTGCCTGTCTAAACTGCCCCCCACCAGGTAGCCTCCAAACCAAACAGGCCTGAATACAGTCCtgtgccaggggaagccagcccctaacacatcattatgggtccagtaGGTActattgtacagcaataataagtaaagatcatagtaaagttgtagagagcatgagagatagaagtattgaaataaatggagtcatgtacgattcatggtagcatgctcacctcagccccacttggtggtccacgtggagggagggagagagtctttaatgctaaccaagacttttatattctctgggaacatgcaagccccctaattacaggtgaagacatacgtcacaggaaggggttgtgctataggtgatacagtgatggaagggggtgatctagggggatCCATGCATtagaaagaggagggattgggggtacacatgtggcaagatgggcgaattctagagtcaggatggcagctggatctccaTAAGAACCGTTAGCAgtcaccccacctacaggaaccaagctaatgattgcaagcttcagggagaagtaatccattgtccccagcagcagagaGCAGGCAGCGATTGCCTTCAGGCATGTCTAtaaacatctgacctccccccacagtccTGGCTGTGCCCTCTAAGGTCTCTgcaccccatcttcctcctcagcagatgaagccccccccccaacccctacTGCCTCTGGggtcttccttcctctccctgacTCTGGGCCACTTAGCCCTTGAGGCTGGTGCCACCTGCTGGCCTTCCTCCATTGTGGGCCTCACCTGCAGGGTCAAAgcgggcacaagcctgggctggGCTGCCCAACAGGGCCTATACACTCACCACCAGGCCTTCGCAGGAGGTGTTGCCCACACTGGCTTCCGTTTCACCACCCTGCAGCTGGGCGCAGGGGCCCTAGGTATACATTGCGCTGCCCACCTCGAAATAGCAGTCTGAATCTACCAGCCATTTGCTCCCATGGGTTCACACCTCAGAAACCTAAGGAGGACAGCCTactttgtcctgtggggtctctgagtttCTGCTGActtggtgggggtgggacagggaCACCGATGTTCTCACCAGCACCCAAAGGTGGGCACAGCCCCAGTCCAACGACAGGCCCataggtaaacaagctgcctgtGTCAGGGACCGCCACCAGGCCTCGGAGCTGGTGCCCCAGGTCAGGCCACGCTGTGCAGCAAATACCCAGATGACAGGCTTACAGTGGCTgctggggaagggagtggggtgTTATTGCCGAGTGAAGGGGACTGGGTCTGCATTTGAGGGGGGGTTGCATTTTATGAACTGACCAGTGGCAATGGTTCCCCAACAAAGTGCAATCAGTCTCACAGAACTGGCGCAAGGTGGTTAAAAGGGACAACCTGTACCCCAAAGCAAAGCCTTCCTTGAAGgcgggaaggggcaggaaggagggCATGGGCCCAGGAAGGACAGGGTGCCCGAGGTGGTAAAGGTCACACAGTAAAGATAGGGGCCTCAAGCTGTGTCAGTCAGTGCCCGCAGCCATTTACCTACCAGGTTTGATCTGCCCCTCAGGTATGGTGAAATCACAgctctctgactcacagtggccctacaggacttgGAGAACtgccctgagtttccaagaccgctcacaggagtagaaagctccgtctcctgagaagtggcttggtgagtggttttgaactggggacCTTGGGGGTCGCAGCCCATCCTGTAATCACTACTCCACGAGGTTCCTGATCCCACAGGGGCCAGTGGAATGTAGGCCTGCTGGGTTCCGTGAAAGCCAAGTGACCCTGGGGATGGCCTGGGACATTTGGATAACAGAGGCATGCCCAACTGTCCTCCCCCAGGGGTCAACCACTCACCCTTCCTACCTAAGCTGGGCTCCTGGCGGCCAggcccggggctggggctgggtgttTGATGCTGTCCACGCCCAGGGCACAGAGCCGACAAACATACTCCACTGCCATGCAGTTGGCTCTCAAGGCaggcctacatagggtttctgagggacCTGTCAGCCTTCTCGGGAGCAGCCTCCTCTCTCTatcatggggcagctggtggatttgaaccactggccttgtcatTAGCAGTGCAGCGCCCAACCCAGCAAGAGTTGATTGCTGCCCAATCGAACTAGCTCCTAGCAAGCAAGGCCATGGGCCGCAGTGGAGCTGTCTCCCTAAGGTTTCTCGAGGCTGCTTCTTCAATAGAACCCCAGGCTTGTCTCCTGAGGGCCCTATGGAGGAGAGGTGTGGGGTGGACCCAAACCCCTGAGGACTGCTTGCGGCCTTCAGGATGATGGCATCTCAGTGCAAAACCCAAACCCCTCCCGACCAACTGGACAGACAGCATCCCGTAAAACTGCAGAGATGATGGGCGGGGTGTGGGTTCCACTCCTCTTGGATCGACCAGAAGCAAGGCCCAGAAATGAGACAGCGTGCTGCACAGGGAAGATCCTTTGCACGAGGCCTCTGTGAAGTGGTCACTTCACGAACTCAGGCACGCCTGGCCTCGGCCATGGTATTCCCAGTTGCCTCACATGCACGTGGAGGCCGGACACGGAGTGAGGAAAGAAAAGCACATTCCCAGGATGGTGCTGAAGACGAATACTGAACGCGCTGTGGGCTGCCAGAGCGCcaacaagcctgtcttggaagaagcacggcgGGAGCACTCCTTAggggcgaggatggcaagactttgtctgtagtaccttggacatgttgggagaggccagtccctggacaggacttcctgcttggtaaaggagaggggagcGGCAAGGAGGAAGGTCCTTcaagagatggatgggcacagggactgcaacagcgggctcaggcctgggcacaggtgggagggtggcacaggagcGGGCAGTGTCTCCCTCCGCCGTGCATAGGGCTGCTGTGGGTCGGCACGACTCCCTGCCccttagcagcagcagcaagcacAGCTCTGGGCCATTAAGAGACACGCTTGCTCTGTGTGGAACTAGTGGAACAAGCCCCTTGGGGAGGAGGGTGGCACAGAGGGCCGCCTTAGTGGTCTGGCTGCCCCCAGGGATGTGTCCCCCTATCAGAGAGGAGGGTGATCTGATGGAGGCTAGTGCTCCTGtggtgtgatagtctgggtactttagagaatcaaatccacagaaactcagatgtataagagagttttatagaaagggtaagtgcacattaagaaaacatcccaacccagtgctgcccaagcccaccagtCCAACAGCCCATTtgtcagacaccaatccacaaagtcctcctccgtctcacaaaacacatgcagtgatgccaactgcaggaggaaagctgagtcagcgaatgtgtaagcatctcagcactggcagggtctccacacggctgctccagcacccagggctgcatcagggtaggtccatgtggcttctccttggggatgtctcgcaggaagtgagccttgccagctgaagaagggaactggctaaggaagccgcaccctgatctgaccatcagagagcaagaaacccgagaactagaaag
This window of the Tenrec ecaudatus isolate mTenEca1 chromosome 10, mTenEca1.hap1, whole genome shotgun sequence genome carries:
- the TMEM250 gene encoding transmembrane protein 250, whose amino-acid sequence is MPVIPIPRRVRSFHGPHTTCLHAACGPVRASHLVRTKYNNFDVYLKTRWLYGFIRFLLYFSCSLFTAALWGALVALFCLQYLGVRALLRFQLKLSLLLLLLGRRRVDFRLLNELLLRGIHVTVLLVGGLGWCFMVFVDM